In a genomic window of Macrobrachium nipponense isolate FS-2020 chromosome 10, ASM1510439v2, whole genome shotgun sequence:
- the LOC135223566 gene encoding collagen alpha-1(XVIII) chain-like, with the protein MSKLSGTYFIGWLLFCATAPSFARRRSGTLGSSGLEATETSSKIDVASNTTGSLNELEQLDNLLSDLQPFGIKDSQKRQGTRPETMQCFPQVCPRVPPVQPCIIPVPPPPPPPVPCPTPPPADCPSCDTVTCPPGPAGRPGLPGPPCAGLPGPPGLPGRGIPGPPGPQGPPCQCDSQGGGECCPDEDNIIQTIINLVINGGGCCDQDCPDPVSEECPWDISVLISKYLLVRKRIDLIGKLDTRVDMLVAAIYRMRVAIERAYDMVGPPGNPGEEGDPGEKGDKGPSGEPGQCPQSTCFVGPMGSPGPIGPPGEPGLKGECCYGERGPRGVKGPTGTGKPGPQGPPGLRGDPGDPGRAVWGGLEEIQGSLALGITTSG; encoded by the exons ATGTCAAAATTGTCTGGCACATACTTCATAGGATGGTTGCTGTTCTGTGCGACAGCTCCATCCTTTGCAAGGCGCCGAAGTGGGACTCTAGGTAGTTCTGGTCTTGAAGCAACTGAGACGTCCTCCAAGATTGATG TTGCTTCTAATACAACCGGTTCCCTGAATGAGCTCGAGCAGCTAGACAACCTTCTGTCTGATCTCCAGCCTTTCGGGATTAAGGACAGCCAAAAACGCCAGGGTACAAGACCTGAGACCATGCAATGCTTCCCTCAGGTGTGCCCCCGCGTCCCACCTGTACAACCATGTATAATACCagtgccgccgccgccgccgccgccggtTCCCTGTCCAACTCCGCCGCCAGCAGACTGCCCAAGCTGTGACACCGTCACTTGTCCTCCCGGTCCAGCAGGCCGTCCTGGATTGCCTGGTCCTCCATGTGCAGGGCTGCCTGGTCCACCAGGTCTTCCGGGGAGAGGTATACCTGGTCCCCCGGGTCCCCAAGGACCTCCTTGTCAGTGTGATTCACAAGGCGGAGGTGAATGCTGTCCTGACGAAGATAACATCATTCAGACCATCATCAATCTCGTTATCAACGGTGGGGGATGCTGCGATCAGGACTGCCCT GATCCCGTCTCTGAAGAATGCCCCTGGGACATCTCTGTCTTAATTTCGAAGTATCTCCTCGTACGGAAAAGAATTGACCTTATTGGAAAACTGGACACCAGGGTTGACATGCTTGTTGCTGCGATCTATCGAATGAGAGTTGCGATAGAAAGAG CATACGATATGGTTGGTCCGCCTGGAAATCCAGGGGAAGAAGGAGATCCAGGTGAGAAAGGTGACAAAGGTCCATCAGGGGAGCCCGGCCAGTGCCCTCAAAGCACCTGCTTTGTCGGACCAATGGGGTCCCCTGGACCAATTGGTCCGCCTGGCGAGCCCGGCCTCAAAGGAGAATGCTGTTACGGCGAAAGAGGACCTAGAGGAGTCAAAGGCCCGACGGGTACAGGAAAGCCTGGACCACAAGGTCCACCAGGTCTCCGTGGGGATCCTGGAGACCCTGGTCGGGCAGTCTGGGGTGGACTGGAGGAAATCCAAGGGTCTCTGGCTTTGGGGATCACTACCTCTGGCTAA
- the LOC135223567 gene encoding scavenger receptor class A member 5-like gives MLDVLSGILLVRSAKITSEIDALDVETLETLNETEKAKEKFRDLKARLLNLNPEYISDIDDAAHERHLRTLFPAGYSGCSCSDLAAIAAQITLFEDDVRGLDDLQNKVDLIATAVKQLGAWVNSGVKGPQGPQGLPGPQGVTGQQGDSGDAGPDTVMTREGIPGPQGPSGPSGPSGVKGERGDCIKGQKGTQGKKGEPGVGLPGMRGTPGPQGVPGKAAPNLDFSGAKST, from the exons ATGCTGGATGTGCTCAGTGGAATTTTGTTGGTACGAAGTGCCAAAATTACTTCGGAAATAG ATGCACTCGACGTGGAAACCCTAGAAACGCTGAATGAAACCGAGAAGGCTAAGGAAAAGTTCAGAGATCTGAAAGCGAGACTTCTGAATTTGAACCCAGAGTACATCAGTGATATTGATGATGCAGCTCACGAGAGGCATTTGCGGACGCTCTTTCCG GCGGGTTATAGTGGCTGCTCTTGCTCTGACTTAGCGGCTATTGCAGCGCAGATCACCCTGTTTGAAGACGACGTGAGAGGACTCGACGATCTTCAAAATAAAGTCGATCTGATTGCCACGGCAGTAAAACAGCTGGGAGCCTGGGTTAATTCGG GCGTGAAAGGCCCACAGGGACCACAAGGACTTCCCGGACCTCAGGGGGTCACAGGACAACAAGGTGACTCTGGTGATGCAGGACCCGATACTGTAATGACACGGGAAGGTATACCGGGTCCCCAAGGGCCGAGTGGTCCTTCAGGACCATCCGGTGTTAAGGGAGAACGAGGTGACTGTATCAAGGGACAGAAAGGAACCCAGGGTAAGAAGGGCGAGCCTGGAGTCGGACTTCCTGGAATGCGAGGAACACCGGGTCCACAAGGAGTGCCTGGAAAGGCTGCCCCTAACCTGGATTTCTCAGGAGCTAAAAGCACCTAG